Below is a window of Clavibacter michiganensis subsp. tessellarius DNA.
CAGGCGTCGCCCCGCCACGCCTCGACGCCCTCGCGGACGGCGAACGCGGCGATGGCCAGCCCCGCGACCGGATCCGCCCACCACCAGCCGAGCCCGGCGTCGAGCAGCAGGCCGACGAGGAGCGCCGCCGACAGCCACGCGCAGACGAGGGTCTGCCGCGAGTCGGCGACCGCGCTGGCGGACCCGAGCTCGGTGCCGGTGCGGCGCTCGAGCAGGCTGAGGGCGGGCATCACGGCGAGGCTCAGCGCGGCCAGGACGATGCCCGTGGGGCTCGGGCGCGCCGCGGATCCGCCGACGAGGGCGAGCGCGGCGTCGACGGACACGTAGGCCGCGAGGCAGAGGAACGACACCGCGATGAGCCGGAGGGCCGTGCGCTCGCGTGCCTCCGGATCCGGCGCCGAGAACTGCCACGCGACGGCCGATGCGGCGAGCACCTCCACGATCGAGTCGAGGCCGAAGGCGACGAGCGCGGTCGACGACGCGACCGCGCCGGCGGACAGGGCCACCCCCGCCTCCACGGTGTTCCACGCGATGGTGCCCGCGACGATCCAGCGGATCCGGCGGCGGAGCACGTCGCGCCGGGCGGGCGCGAGCGGCGGAGCGGCCGATGCAGGGGAGCCGGGAGCGGCCGACGCGGGGGAGTCCGCGTGACCGCGAGCGGCGGACCCCGGCGCGGCGGCGCTCACGCGCGTGGCTCGCAGCAGTCCGGGGCGCAGAGGGACGGATCCGCGCACGCCCGGTCCTCCTCCACCGCG
It encodes the following:
- a CDS encoding cation diffusion facilitator family transporter, producing the protein MLRRRIRWIVAGTIAWNTVEAGVALSAGAVASSTALVAFGLDSIVEVLAASAVAWQFSAPDPEARERTALRLIAVSFLCLAAYVSVDAALALVGGSAARPSPTGIVLAALSLAVMPALSLLERRTGTELGSASAVADSRQTLVCAWLSAALLVGLLLDAGLGWWWADPVAGLAIAAFAVREGVEAWRGDACTVPVAALTGERAPEADAPHAGAPGAGTPGADATGADATGAGTSDASAPGSCR